TGCAAAAATTATGATTAAACAGTTAGTTAAACTTTCAAGAGACTAAAAAAAGGCAAAGTTAAAATAACTTTGCCTTTTTTAATAACAATAAAATAACTGTTATTTTTAATTATCCAAATCTTCCAGTAATATAATCTTCAGTTTTTTTCTCTTTTGGATTTAAGAATATATTTGATGTTTCATCATATTCTATTAAATCTCCCAAATACATAAAAGCAGTATATTCACTAATTCTACTTGCTTGTTGCATATTATGTGTAACAATTGCAATACTTACTTCATTTTTAAGTTCAACTATCAACTCTTCAATAGCAGCTGTCGATATTGGGTCTAGTGCAGATGTTGGTTCATCAAATAATAAAAGTTCAGGTTTTAAAGCAACCGCTCTTGCAATACACAATCTTTGCTGTTGTCCACCACTTAATCCCATGGCACTTTTATTCATACGATCTTTTACTTCACCATATAAAGCACTACCTTTTAAAGCCATTTCAACTCTATCTGATAGTTCAGTTTTATTTTTAATTCCAGATATTCTTAAACCATAAGCAACATTATCAAAAATACTCATTGGAAAAGGTGTAGGTTTTTGAAATATCATACCTACTCTTTGTCTTAAAGATATAAAACTATTCTCTTTTTTTAAATCAAGAATATTTTCCATTTTTTTCTTTTTTTGATTTAAAAGCATCAATTTACCAGAATATTCGTTTCCAGGATATAAATCATGAATTCTATTTAAAGATCTAAGTAGTGTAGATTTTCCACATCCACTAGGTCCAATTAAA
The nucleotide sequence above comes from Arcobacter sp. F2176. Encoded proteins:
- the pstB gene encoding phosphate ABC transporter ATP-binding protein PstB, encoding MSIMSIENFGFRYASAQTKSLNDINLKIKKNSITALIGPSGCGKSTLLRSLNRIHDLYPGNEYSGKLMLLNQKKKKMENILDLKKENSFISLRQRVGMIFQKPTPFPMSIFDNVAYGLRISGIKNKTELSDRVEMALKGSALYGEVKDRMNKSAMGLSGGQQQRLCIARAVALKPELLLFDEPTSALDPISTAAIEELIVELKNEVSIAIVTHNMQQASRISEYTAFMYLGDLIEYDETSNIFLNPKEKKTEDYITGRFG